In Picosynechococcus sp. PCC 7002, the following are encoded in one genomic region:
- a CDS encoding R3H domain-containing nucleic acid-binding protein: MTAPQSPAFPAHRRLVTDDLEKLLTILPDAIRDRLADHPNKNALIEVVMDLGRIPEARFENSTEDLGDRPISREDLQYSVERVGMFSGDNRAGIERTLHRISAMRNRQGDIVGLTCRIGRAVFGTILMIQELVESGKSILLLGRPGVGKTTALREIARVLADDFGKRVVIIDTSNEIAGDGDIPHSAIGRARRMQVATPELQHKVMIEAVENHMPEVIIIDEIGTELEAQAARTIAERGVQLVGTAHGNRIENLIKNPTLSDLVGGIQAVTLGDEEARKRRSQKTVLERKAPPTFDVAVEMLERQRWVVHSDVSITIDTLLRGHQPLLEVRTVDDQGNVKITEEMEHPVEIPNWNPQTKMAPEPSRPRGLRASGKMAPLPFGSQKKKLVSPRSNALDPLIDQSWIARDPQQQEKVRVPGPNGEDYPVYVYPYGVGRSQLEQVIEILRLPIELTKDLEGADAVLALRSQLKNHSKLRQIAQTCHVPIHAVKSNTIPQITRGLRRILNLDDPQNQEPTDLRLFAQSNSDDEIDALEEARLAVEQIVIPQGQPVELLPRSAKIRKMQHELIEHYRLQSSSFGEEPNRRLRIFPA, encoded by the coding sequence ATGACTGCACCCCAATCCCCCGCTTTTCCGGCCCACCGTCGCCTCGTGACGGACGATCTCGAAAAACTGCTGACGATTTTGCCCGATGCGATCCGCGATCGCCTCGCCGACCACCCCAATAAAAACGCCCTGATCGAAGTGGTGATGGATCTCGGTCGCATCCCCGAAGCTCGCTTTGAAAATAGCACCGAAGACCTAGGCGATCGCCCCATTAGCCGCGAAGATTTGCAATATTCCGTAGAGCGGGTGGGGATGTTTAGTGGCGACAACCGGGCGGGCATCGAACGCACCCTGCACCGGATCAGTGCCATGCGTAACCGCCAGGGGGACATCGTCGGTTTAACCTGTCGCATCGGTCGCGCCGTGTTTGGCACGATTTTAATGATCCAGGAACTCGTTGAAAGCGGTAAATCGATTCTCCTGTTGGGACGGCCTGGGGTCGGTAAAACTACGGCGCTGCGGGAAATTGCGCGGGTTCTCGCCGATGACTTTGGCAAACGGGTCGTGATTATCGATACGTCCAATGAAATTGCCGGGGATGGTGATATTCCCCATTCCGCCATTGGTCGCGCCCGCCGGATGCAGGTGGCTACCCCGGAATTGCAACACAAGGTGATGATCGAGGCGGTGGAAAACCATATGCCTGAAGTGATTATCATCGATGAAATTGGCACCGAACTTGAAGCCCAGGCCGCCAGAACCATTGCCGAACGGGGTGTTCAACTCGTTGGGACCGCCCACGGTAATCGCATCGAAAACCTGATTAAAAACCCCACCCTCTCGGATCTTGTCGGCGGCATCCAAGCCGTTACCCTGGGGGATGAAGAGGCCCGCAAAAGGCGATCGCAAAAAACTGTCCTCGAACGAAAAGCGCCCCCAACCTTTGATGTGGCTGTAGAAATGCTAGAACGGCAACGCTGGGTGGTTCATAGCGATGTGTCGATCACCATTGATACCCTCTTGCGAGGTCACCAACCGTTACTGGAAGTCCGCACCGTCGATGATCAAGGCAATGTGAAGATCACCGAGGAAATGGAGCATCCCGTCGAGATTCCCAACTGGAACCCCCAAACAAAGATGGCCCCTGAACCCAGCCGTCCACGGGGACTGCGTGCTTCTGGCAAAATGGCCCCTCTCCCTTTCGGTAGCCAGAAAAAAAAATTAGTTTCCCCGAGAAGCAACGCCCTCGATCCCCTCATTGATCAATCTTGGATTGCCCGTGATCCACAACAGCAGGAGAAAGTGCGGGTGCCTGGCCCCAACGGTGAAGATTACCCCGTGTATGTCTATCCCTATGGCGTCGGGCGATCGCAGCTAGAGCAAGTGATCGAAATTTTGCGGCTGCCCATCGAACTCACCAAAGATCTCGAAGGGGCCGATGCGGTTTTAGCGTTGCGATCGCAGTTGAAAAATCATTCTAAATTGCGTCAAATCGCCCAAACTTGCCATGTACCGATCCATGCGGTGAAGTCTAATACAATCCCCCAAATCACGCGGGGTTTGCGGCGCATTTTGAATTTAGATGATCCCCAAAACCAGGAACCGACAGATTTACGGTTATTTGCCCAAAGCAATAGCGACGATGAAATTGATGCCCTCGAAGAAGCCCGTCTAGCAGTGGAGCAAATCGTCATTCCCCAGGGTCAACCCGTGGAACTGCTGCCCCGTTCGGCCA